One window from the genome of Caldisericum sp. encodes:
- the gatB gene encoding Asp-tRNA(Asn)/Glu-tRNA(Gln) amidotransferase subunit GatB, with amino-acid sequence MYKPTIGLEIHIQLSTKSKMFCSCSTEFGDPPNTHVCPVCLGLPGALPVINKEAVKYGIKLAHALNLNINLTSTFYRKNYFYPDLPKGYQITQYSLPLGFEGFLEIPMEGKVKKIRIERGHIEEDSGKSIHIGDITESEYSFIDFNRSGVPLMEIVTYPDFESGDEAYEFLTLLRSIVRYLGVSSGDMEKGALRCDVNVSVSKDENRGTKVEIKNLNSFRSVKRAIDFEIERQVKALENGERIVRETRHFDEKEGTTKPMRVKEELNDYRYFPEPDLPPLVLSKDYVDELKKEIPELPHKKAIRYIETYGLQEDYARTIAYNKKYADYFENIVREVSHPKEVANFFLVNILGILNKIGLDIENLSFGVDSFKELFSYLDSGQISTNIAKSVIEESVETKKSVKEIIESKGLIQVTDESYLREVIIKVINNNPTPVSQYLSGKKQVFGFLVGQAMKELKGKGKPELVNKILNEELSKLEGGNV; translated from the coding sequence ATGTATAAGCCAACAATTGGCCTTGAGATACACATTCAACTTTCAACAAAATCAAAAATGTTCTGTAGTTGTAGCACTGAATTTGGCGATCCGCCGAACACACATGTTTGCCCGGTTTGTCTTGGGCTTCCTGGTGCTCTTCCTGTTATAAATAAAGAGGCGGTGAAATATGGAATTAAACTTGCTCATGCCTTGAACTTAAACATAAACCTTACTTCCACTTTTTACAGGAAAAACTACTTTTATCCCGATCTTCCGAAGGGGTATCAAATAACTCAGTACTCACTTCCTCTTGGCTTTGAAGGATTTCTTGAAATCCCTATGGAAGGAAAAGTTAAGAAAATAAGAATAGAAAGAGGGCATATCGAGGAAGATTCAGGAAAATCAATACACATAGGCGATATTACTGAATCAGAATATTCTTTTATTGATTTTAATAGGTCTGGGGTTCCCCTTATGGAAATTGTAACATATCCGGACTTTGAATCTGGTGACGAAGCATATGAGTTTTTAACTCTTTTACGAAGTATTGTAAGATACCTTGGTGTATCTTCTGGAGATATGGAAAAAGGTGCGCTCAGGTGTGATGTAAATGTCTCTGTTTCTAAGGACGAAAATAGAGGCACGAAGGTTGAAATAAAAAACCTTAACTCGTTTAGAAGTGTAAAAAGGGCGATTGATTTTGAGATAGAAAGGCAAGTGAAAGCGCTTGAAAATGGGGAGAGGATAGTCAGGGAGACCCGTCACTTCGATGAGAAGGAAGGGACGACTAAACCTATGAGGGTAAAAGAAGAGTTAAATGACTATAGATACTTTCCAGAGCCAGATTTACCACCGCTTGTTTTATCAAAGGATTATGTTGATGAACTGAAGAAAGAAATTCCAGAACTTCCTCACAAAAAAGCGATTAGATACATTGAGACCTACGGGCTTCAGGAGGATTATGCAAGAACAATTGCCTACAATAAGAAGTATGCAGATTACTTTGAAAATATAGTAAGAGAGGTTTCTCATCCTAAAGAGGTTGCAAACTTTTTCCTTGTTAACATTCTCGGGATTCTCAATAAGATTGGTTTGGATATTGAAAACCTCTCGTTTGGGGTTGATTCCTTTAAGGAACTATTTTCCTATCTTGACTCGGGACAGATTTCCACAAACATTGCAAAAAGCGTCATCGAAGAGAGTGTTGAAACTAAAAAATCCGTAAAAGAAATTATTGAAAGCAAGGGATTGATACAGGTTACCGATGAAAGTTACTTAAGAGAGGTTATTATAAAGGTAATTAATAATAATCCTACTCCTGTATCACAGTACTTGTCTGGGAAAAAACAGGTATTCGGATTCTTGGTAGGGCAAGCTATGAAAGAATTAAAGGGAAAGGGCAAGCCAGAACTTGTGAACAAAATATTAAATGAAGAATTATCGAAGCTGGAAGGTGGTAATGTATGA
- the htpX gene encoding zinc metalloprotease HtpX — MERKTLYELQAENVRKTYFFMAIFSLILFGIGYFFVWYFGGGTTWIVALVVFIFLYNWFAYENSDKIALASVNARPADPNEYYVLHNVVEEVALAAGIPKPKVYIMDEMQPNAFATGKDQNHAAICVTTGLLSMMNREELQGVIAHETAHIRNRDILLMTVIGVVVGLVLILRDIMFRSMWWGVGGRRRDRDEGGSAILVIIGLILSILAPLIVALIRAAISRQREFLADATGAYIIRDPEGLASALEKIGSYTRPMRVATQATAHMFISNPFGNINQMFATHPPIEERIRRLRSLTIR; from the coding sequence ATGGAAAGAAAAACTTTGTATGAACTTCAAGCAGAAAATGTAAGAAAAACATACTTCTTTATGGCTATTTTTTCCCTGATACTATTTGGGATAGGATATTTCTTTGTGTGGTACTTTGGTGGTGGGACAACATGGATTGTTGCGCTTGTTGTTTTCATATTCCTTTACAACTGGTTTGCTTACGAGAATTCCGATAAAATTGCGCTTGCCTCAGTTAATGCACGCCCTGCCGACCCAAACGAGTATTATGTTTTACATAATGTAGTTGAAGAGGTTGCGTTGGCTGCGGGTATTCCAAAGCCAAAGGTTTATATAATGGACGAGATGCAGCCAAACGCATTTGCAACGGGAAAAGATCAAAATCACGCTGCAATATGCGTTACTACAGGCTTGCTTTCAATGATGAATAGGGAAGAACTCCAGGGTGTAATTGCCCATGAGACGGCTCATATAAGGAACAGGGATATACTTCTTATGACTGTAATTGGTGTTGTTGTCGGGCTTGTGCTTATTTTAAGGGATATAATGTTTAGAAGCATGTGGTGGGGGGTTGGTGGAAGAAGGCGAGATAGAGATGAAGGAGGATCGGCGATACTTGTTATTATCGGGCTCATCCTTTCGATACTTGCTCCACTAATTGTTGCGCTAATTAGGGCTGCAATCTCAAGACAGAGGGAGTTCCTTGCCGATGCAACTGGTGCCTATATAATAAGGGATCCAGAAGGGCTTGCAAGTGCACTCGAGAAAATTGGAAGTTATACAAGACCGATGAGAGTAGCAACCCAGGCAACCGCTCATATGTTCATTTCAAATCCTTTTGGGAATATTAATCAAATGTTTGCAACACATCCACCGATTGAAGAGCGTATAAGAAGACTTAGATCGTTAACAATAAGATAA
- a CDS encoding glycosyltransferase: MTRYIKFSIVIPAHNEEKYIEETLKHLKDVGYPKDYYEVIVVENGSQDKTYEVAKKFEGENFKIFSIDKKGVSIARNFGAKQISKDSDWIIFLDADTHLKNGFLDDLNTYIQKNESKNIVVGTTSLTPLSNSFYAKLWFRFYDIAHILLHASLSIQIVRKDVFYKVWYDENLQYTEDWKMMKNAERFGRFFFMWTDKVYTSTRRFDSVGYFKQLILFIYWGILPEKYKRKVNYEVIR; encoded by the coding sequence ATGACAAGGTATATAAAGTTTTCTATTGTAATTCCTGCCCATAATGAGGAGAAGTACATAGAGGAAACATTAAAGCATCTAAAGGATGTTGGATATCCAAAGGATTATTATGAGGTTATTGTTGTCGAAAATGGCTCGCAGGATAAAACCTATGAGGTTGCGAAAAAATTCGAAGGAGAAAATTTTAAGATTTTTTCTATCGATAAAAAAGGTGTATCCATTGCGCGAAATTTTGGAGCAAAGCAAATTTCAAAAGATTCGGATTGGATTATATTTCTCGATGCAGATACACACCTTAAAAATGGGTTTTTAGATGACTTAAATACCTACATTCAAAAAAACGAAAGTAAAAACATTGTTGTAGGCACAACCTCGTTAACACCTCTCAGCAATTCCTTTTATGCAAAACTCTGGTTTAGATTTTACGATATAGCGCATATATTGCTTCATGCATCTTTAAGTATCCAGATTGTAAGAAAAGATGTGTTTTATAAAGTTTGGTATGACGAGAATTTACAGTATACTGAAGATTGGAAGATGATGAAAAATGCAGAACGTTTTGGCAGATTTTTCTTTATGTGGACAGATAAAGTTTACACCTCCACCCGAAGATTTGATTCTGTTGGATATTTCAAGCAACTAATTCTCTTTATATATTGGGGGATATTGCCTGAGAAGTATAAAAGAAAGGTAAATTACGAGGTGATAAGATGA
- a CDS encoding nitroreductase family protein, with protein sequence MILEAILKRRSVRSYLNKEVEEEKLREVLEAGRLAPSACNIQPWKFVVVRNEETRKKMVRACANQKFVGEAPVLIVGCITQKGYLMGGWYDSNILDLGIALDHMTLQAAHLGLGTCWIGAFNEDEVKSILNIPKNVRVGAILTLGYPKNGNVFEKDRKSFDEVVSFEKFS encoded by the coding sequence ATGATATTGGAAGCAATTTTGAAAAGAAGGTCTGTTCGAAGCTATCTAAACAAGGAAGTTGAAGAGGAAAAACTTAGAGAAGTGCTTGAGGCTGGGCGTCTTGCGCCGTCTGCCTGTAATATCCAGCCGTGGAAGTTTGTTGTTGTAAGAAACGAGGAAACCAGAAAAAAGATGGTTCGTGCTTGTGCAAATCAGAAATTTGTAGGAGAAGCCCCAGTATTAATAGTTGGTTGTATTACGCAAAAAGGGTATCTTATGGGCGGATGGTATGACTCTAACATCCTTGACCTTGGCATTGCGCTTGACCATATGACGCTTCAAGCGGCACATTTGGGACTTGGCACTTGCTGGATTGGTGCATTTAACGAAGATGAGGTAAAAAGTATTTTAAACATTCCGAAGAATGTTAGGGTTGGCGCAATTCTTACACTTGGGTATCCTAAAAATGGTAATGTATTTGAGAAAGATAGAAAATCATTTGATGAGGTTGTGTCTTTTGAAAAATTTTCATAG
- the surE gene encoding 5'/3'-nucleotidase SurE yields the protein MRILLVNDDGIYAKGIRILAKFLRELGDVVVVAPDRQKSAAGHSLTINDVLLIKEVEIEEGFKGIAVVDGTPTDCVLVGVKDIMKDEPPDFVVSGINHGANLGGDILYSGTVAGALEGLANGFKSVAISLDVHSDEGHFETAATVAKKILQTPELFEGIVEERSILNVNVPNVPYEELNGFRITRQGKTQYENYLEKYVNPQGKIFYWIGGDRPPHELEEDTDSFAVANKYVSITPINIDLTNYALIGKLKRILPKLTV from the coding sequence ATGAGGATATTACTTGTTAATGATGATGGCATTTACGCAAAGGGAATTAGGATTCTTGCAAAATTCCTTAGAGAATTGGGGGATGTGGTAGTTGTTGCACCTGACAGGCAAAAGAGCGCAGCAGGACATTCTCTTACAATTAACGATGTGCTTCTCATTAAGGAAGTCGAAATAGAAGAAGGCTTCAAGGGAATTGCAGTTGTCGATGGGACACCAACCGATTGCGTTCTTGTAGGTGTAAAAGACATAATGAAAGACGAACCACCAGATTTTGTTGTTTCAGGAATAAATCACGGAGCAAATTTGGGAGGAGACATTCTCTATTCAGGAACAGTTGCAGGTGCACTTGAAGGACTTGCAAACGGTTTTAAATCGGTTGCAATTTCGCTCGATGTTCATAGCGATGAAGGACATTTTGAAACTGCTGCAACAGTTGCTAAGAAAATACTTCAAACACCGGAACTTTTTGAAGGGATTGTAGAAGAGCGCTCAATACTGAATGTTAATGTTCCCAATGTGCCTTATGAAGAACTAAATGGTTTCAGGATTACAAGACAGGGAAAAACGCAATACGAAAACTACCTTGAAAAGTATGTTAATCCCCAGGGAAAAATTTTCTACTGGATCGGGGGAGACAGACCTCCTCACGAACTTGAGGAAGACACAGACTCTTTTGCCGTTGCAAATAAATATGTTTCGATAACACCAATAAATATTGACCTTACAAATTATGCACTAATTGGAAAACTCAAAAGAATCCTTCCAAAACTTACAGTGTAA
- the glnA gene encoding type I glutamate--ammonia ligase, with translation MKNTEDLIREVHEKKIDIIWLQFTDILGFPKLVEISSKMLPKVLSEGIAFDGSSIEGFARIEESDMLLKPNPETFSVLPWTLKNDIKIGKIVCDVYLDENTPFEGDPRFRLKKVLKEAASNGYFMQNGVEEEFFLFKLKDGNPSTELVSKGSYFEMLPEDVGEKTRALIAKALEEMGFEIETSHHEVSPSQHEIDFKYADPITTADRIITFKIAAKTIALINGLYATFMPKPLFGVNGSGAHTNISLIDDNGNNLFFDKNEEFELSHIARYFIGGIFKHIDAITAIANPTVNSYKRIVPGFEAPVYVSWAVKNRSALIRIPQANEKTKRIEFRSPDPTANPYLLFTVILKAGLDGISNKIDPGEPANEVNIFEENEKFPNKFRTLPATLKEAIEALKKDDVILEALGSQIAQKYIEAKEAEWDEYRIAVTDWEINKILPLY, from the coding sequence ATGAAAAATACAGAGGATTTAATAAGAGAAGTACATGAAAAGAAGATAGATATTATATGGCTCCAGTTTACTGACATTCTGGGATTTCCTAAACTTGTTGAAATTTCATCAAAAATGCTCCCCAAAGTTCTTTCCGAAGGCATTGCATTTGATGGTTCTTCGATTGAGGGCTTTGCAAGAATAGAGGAATCGGATATGCTTTTGAAACCAAACCCAGAAACATTTTCAGTACTCCCATGGACGCTTAAAAACGACATTAAAATAGGAAAAATCGTTTGCGATGTTTATTTAGATGAGAACACGCCTTTTGAGGGAGACCCGCGCTTCAGACTTAAAAAAGTCCTTAAAGAGGCTGCTTCAAATGGCTATTTTATGCAAAATGGGGTAGAGGAAGAGTTCTTCCTATTTAAACTTAAGGACGGAAATCCTTCAACAGAACTTGTAAGCAAAGGAAGTTATTTTGAAATGCTTCCTGAGGATGTAGGCGAAAAGACACGTGCTCTCATAGCAAAAGCCCTCGAGGAAATGGGCTTCGAAATTGAGACTTCACATCACGAAGTGTCACCCTCACAGCACGAAATCGACTTCAAATACGCAGATCCCATTACTACGGCAGATCGTATTATAACCTTTAAAATTGCCGCAAAAACTATCGCATTAATAAACGGACTTTACGCAACATTTATGCCAAAACCCCTCTTTGGAGTTAATGGATCTGGAGCACACACAAATATTTCCCTTATAGATGATAACGGAAACAACCTCTTCTTTGATAAAAATGAGGAATTTGAACTCTCTCACATAGCAAGGTATTTTATAGGAGGAATTTTCAAGCACATTGATGCAATTACTGCGATTGCAAATCCAACAGTAAATTCATACAAAAGAATCGTCCCAGGGTTTGAAGCACCTGTTTATGTCTCCTGGGCTGTTAAAAATAGAAGCGCCCTCATAAGAATTCCTCAGGCAAACGAAAAGACAAAAAGAATTGAGTTTAGAAGCCCTGACCCAACTGCAAACCCATACCTTCTTTTTACAGTAATCCTCAAAGCAGGACTTGACGGAATAAGCAATAAAATTGACCCAGGTGAGCCTGCAAATGAAGTAAACATCTTCGAAGAAAACGAAAAATTCCCAAATAAATTCAGGACTTTGCCTGCAACCTTAAAGGAAGCAATTGAGGCACTCAAAAAGGATGATGTTATACTTGAAGCACTGGGGAGTCAAATTGCACAAAAGTACATCGAGGCAAAGGAAGCAGAGTGGGATGAGTACAGAATTGCGGTAACTGATTGGGAAATTAATAAAATACTCCCTCTATATTAA
- a CDS encoding LemA family protein encodes MGIWILIGILILVVLWFIATYNSFINLKNRVENAWAQIDVQLKRRYDLIPNLVETVKGYAAHEKEIFEKLGELRAKAMGATSVKDIGDANNQISATLKTLFAIAENYPELKANENFLKLQEELTNTENKIAFARQFYNDIVMQYNAKQQRIPDMFVARMMNLTPKEYYPVEEEARGPVKVQF; translated from the coding sequence ATGGGAATTTGGATTTTGATAGGAATTTTAATCCTGGTTGTTTTGTGGTTTATTGCAACCTACAACAGTTTCATTAACCTTAAGAACCGCGTTGAAAATGCGTGGGCACAGATTGATGTCCAACTAAAGAGAAGATATGATCTCATTCCAAATCTTGTTGAGACAGTAAAAGGTTATGCAGCGCACGAGAAAGAAATCTTTGAAAAGTTAGGTGAACTCAGAGCAAAGGCGATGGGTGCTACATCCGTAAAAGATATAGGTGATGCAAACAACCAAATTTCTGCAACACTAAAGACTCTTTTTGCTATTGCAGAAAACTACCCTGAACTTAAAGCAAATGAGAACTTTTTAAAGTTGCAGGAAGAATTAACAAACACCGAGAACAAGATTGCTTTTGCAAGGCAATTCTACAATGACATAGTAATGCAATACAACGCAAAGCAACAAAGAATCCCGGATATGTTTGTTGCAAGAATGATGAACCTTACGCCAAAAGAATACTACCCTGTTGAGGAGGAAGCAAGAGGTCCAGTAAAAGTTCAATTCTAA
- the gyrA gene encoding DNA gyrase subunit A — translation MADLFHEKVINIPIEEEVKKSYLDYSMSVIIGRALPDVRDGLKPVHRRIIYAMNELGCLPNRPYKKSARIVGEVLGKYHPHGDASVYDALVRMAQPFSLRYPLVDGHGNFGSIDGDVAAAMRYTEARLSHIAMEMLDGLDENTVDFVPNFDNTLKEPVVLPAKFPNLLVNGSSGIAVGMATNIPPHNLREVIDALIYLIDTEIIKGNIVTTEELRHFIKGPDFPTGGSILGTTGIKEYFETGKGSVTIRGKYKIEEGKHKRKYFVITEIPYEVNKAELVEEIANLAKEKKIKGIEDIRDESDREGIRIVIKLSEDVKPEIFEAELTKFTRYEIRYGVILLGILDNQPKVFTIKELLNEFLKFRSDVLRRQIQFKLEKARRSLEILSGIRKAILNIDAVIPLIKESQDTEVARNKLMQFLALSEEQARAILDMRLARLTSLEVEKIDADIKETEELIKNFNEILTNKERFYNEIKEDLRRIGNKFGDARRTEILHSYEKIDEEELIPDENVIVIVTRGGYLKRMREDVFKVQRRGGKGVIGQSVGQEDYPIEILPTTLKSTILFFTNLGKVYSLRTYEIPELERTGKGTPIHRLLKLSPNENISKVISIDKEHKIKSLLFVTRHGLVKKTKMEEFERITSAGKIALKLRDGDELETVIPLAEEAEVMIISNVGLAVRFDTKTIREMGRASAGVIGMRVKQEEFVVDAEILKEDDRVILVTEKGYGKILSVKEIRKTKRGAKGVKCIKLSKKTGNLVAVKVIHDEENVYLLLKSGNVIKIELKDIKELGRNTRGVILVRFKEGEDTVSAIALE, via the coding sequence ATGGCAGACCTATTTCATGAAAAAGTAATAAATATACCAATTGAAGAAGAGGTAAAGAAATCTTATCTCGATTATTCAATGAGTGTTATCATAGGAAGGGCGCTTCCAGATGTAAGAGACGGACTAAAACCAGTCCATAGAAGGATCATATATGCAATGAATGAACTTGGATGCCTTCCAAATAGACCATACAAAAAGAGCGCAAGAATCGTTGGAGAAGTTCTTGGAAAGTATCACCCACATGGAGATGCATCCGTATATGACGCACTCGTTCGAATGGCACAACCATTTTCACTTAGGTATCCGCTTGTGGACGGTCACGGTAATTTTGGCTCGATCGATGGAGATGTTGCAGCTGCAATGAGATACACAGAAGCAAGACTTTCGCACATCGCAATGGAGATGCTCGACGGCCTTGATGAAAATACGGTAGATTTTGTTCCCAACTTTGATAACACCCTTAAAGAACCAGTTGTCCTTCCAGCAAAATTTCCTAATCTTCTTGTTAACGGCTCATCTGGTATTGCTGTTGGTATGGCAACAAACATCCCTCCGCACAACCTTAGAGAAGTAATCGATGCGTTAATATACCTTATTGATACGGAAATTATAAAAGGTAACATTGTAACAACGGAAGAACTAAGGCACTTCATTAAAGGACCGGATTTCCCAACTGGTGGTTCGATACTTGGAACAACTGGAATAAAAGAGTATTTCGAAACAGGCAAGGGATCCGTCACCATAAGAGGAAAGTACAAAATAGAGGAAGGAAAGCACAAAAGAAAGTATTTTGTAATAACTGAGATTCCATACGAAGTAAATAAGGCAGAACTCGTAGAAGAAATCGCAAATCTTGCAAAAGAAAAGAAAATAAAAGGTATCGAAGACATAAGGGATGAGTCAGATAGGGAAGGTATTAGAATTGTTATAAAACTATCGGAAGATGTTAAGCCTGAAATTTTCGAAGCAGAACTTACAAAATTTACAAGATACGAAATTAGATACGGCGTCATACTTCTTGGGATTCTCGACAACCAGCCAAAGGTATTTACAATAAAGGAACTTCTTAATGAGTTCTTGAAATTTAGAAGCGATGTTTTAAGAAGACAAATACAGTTTAAACTTGAAAAAGCAAGGAGAAGCCTCGAAATATTAAGCGGAATAAGAAAGGCAATACTTAATATAGATGCAGTTATTCCTCTCATTAAGGAATCGCAAGATACGGAAGTTGCACGCAATAAATTAATGCAATTCCTTGCTCTTTCGGAGGAGCAGGCGAGGGCAATACTCGATATGAGGCTTGCAAGACTGACAAGCCTTGAAGTAGAAAAGATTGATGCAGACATAAAGGAAACAGAAGAACTTATCAAGAACTTCAATGAAATTCTTACAAACAAAGAGAGATTCTATAACGAAATTAAGGAAGACCTGAGGAGAATAGGCAACAAATTCGGAGACGCAAGGAGAACGGAAATTCTTCACTCTTATGAAAAAATAGACGAAGAAGAGTTAATACCAGATGAAAATGTAATAGTAATTGTAACTCGTGGTGGATACCTGAAAAGAATGAGAGAAGATGTATTCAAGGTACAAAGACGCGGAGGAAAAGGCGTTATAGGGCAATCAGTAGGGCAAGAGGATTACCCAATTGAAATACTCCCCACAACATTGAAGAGTACAATTCTTTTCTTTACAAATCTTGGAAAGGTTTACTCTCTTAGGACATACGAAATACCAGAACTCGAGCGAACTGGAAAAGGAACTCCAATACACAGGCTTCTAAAACTGTCACCGAACGAGAACATAAGTAAGGTTATTTCAATAGACAAGGAACACAAGATAAAGAGTTTGCTTTTTGTTACAAGGCACGGTCTTGTAAAGAAAACAAAAATGGAAGAGTTCGAACGAATTACATCTGCTGGTAAAATTGCTTTAAAGCTAAGAGATGGCGATGAACTTGAGACAGTTATACCTCTTGCAGAAGAAGCAGAGGTTATGATAATTTCTAATGTAGGTCTTGCGGTGCGTTTTGACACAAAGACAATTCGTGAGATGGGAAGAGCATCGGCAGGAGTAATAGGAATGAGAGTAAAACAGGAAGAATTCGTTGTCGATGCCGAGATTCTCAAAGAAGATGACAGAGTAATTCTTGTTACCGAAAAAGGCTACGGAAAGATATTAAGCGTTAAAGAAATAAGAAAAACAAAACGAGGTGCAAAAGGTGTTAAGTGCATAAAATTAAGTAAAAAGACAGGAAATCTTGTTGCAGTAAAGGTTATACATGACGAAGAAAATGTTTACCTACTTTTAAAATCGGGAAATGTTATTAAAATAGAATTGAAAGATATAAAGGAGTTGGGTAGAAATACGAGAGGTGTAATTCTTGTCAGATTTAAGGAAGGAGAAGATACAGTTTCTGCAATTGCGTTAGAGTAA
- a CDS encoding asparagine synthetase — translation MKKEVLEVQSEAIFRMGEFLRNEGFVELLPVIISPLTDPLNHSVYDAKIPYGNGYYSLTKSMIFHKQLALREYPKIFIFSPNVRLETEDKKHTGRHLIEFVQLDLEVKDATREDILDLVERLLVYTMQKLEEKFGSFIKSVNPNFHIPKTPFERVKYLEAKEKFGRDFELLLSKEKEDPFFLIDIPIEEREFYDRLSDDGKTLVDMDLIYPYGFGEGMSGGEREYELDRIIMRMKYKNMNLEDWKWYLEEVKKGIPKSAGCGIGIERFVRFVLNLPSVKDTRLFAKLPGEIAL, via the coding sequence ATGAAAAAGGAAGTTTTAGAAGTGCAAAGTGAAGCCATCTTCAGGATGGGAGAGTTTTTGAGAAACGAAGGCTTTGTCGAGTTATTACCTGTAATTATTTCCCCGCTAACCGATCCTTTGAACCACTCTGTTTACGATGCTAAGATTCCTTATGGTAATGGCTACTATTCACTTACGAAGTCAATGATATTTCACAAGCAACTTGCCCTAAGAGAATATCCAAAAATTTTCATTTTCTCACCCAATGTAAGGCTTGAAACTGAGGACAAAAAGCATACAGGAAGGCATCTTATTGAATTTGTTCAACTTGACCTCGAAGTAAAAGATGCAACCCGAGAAGACATTTTAGACCTTGTAGAAAGGCTTCTTGTTTACACAATGCAAAAACTTGAAGAAAAATTCGGTTCATTTATAAAATCAGTTAACCCAAACTTCCATATCCCAAAAACACCATTTGAAAGAGTAAAATACCTCGAAGCAAAGGAAAAATTTGGAAGAGATTTTGAGTTATTGCTTTCAAAAGAAAAAGAAGATCCGTTTTTCTTAATTGACATTCCTATTGAAGAACGCGAATTTTACGATAGATTAAGCGACGATGGAAAAACGCTTGTTGATATGGACCTTATTTATCCTTATGGATTTGGAGAAGGTATGTCTGGTGGAGAAAGAGAATACGAGCTTGATAGGATAATTATGAGGATGAAGTACAAGAATATGAACCTTGAGGATTGGAAGTGGTATCTCGAGGAAGTGAAAAAAGGCATACCAAAATCTGCAGGATGTGGTATAGGAATTGAAAGGTTTGTGCGTTTTGTCTTGAATTTACCAAGCGTCAAAGATACGAGGCTTTTTGCAAAATTGCCAGGTGAAATAGCCCTTTAA
- a CDS encoding AI-2E family transporter has protein sequence MNKEIKNALFTSFVLVVAVVILYLLYTVRGVIPPIIFGAVIAYVLLPVTNFFEKLKFPRSLASFVTLLLFFFVIILLSYFLLPLILRELIELGHKIPNLQENISSFFENLGKVLNAQVESAFVRNIISNATTTLQSVILNFISNFAKQAGSTLSNIGSLVISFLLAYFFMKDSKALYRITLRRFDPRIRVKIKQYLDRTNSEMRTYFSTLVIISIIVGFFMGLGSFIAGVKYAVFIGFIDSFLEMLPYIGPTIVFLTGALLSLTQGFKTFLAFIIVFSIVEGLFSNGILPHMVGDKLKVPPVIIILMIAIGGAIFGPLGVLIATPTFLILRNIRIIFS, from the coding sequence ATGAATAAAGAAATAAAAAATGCGCTTTTTACAAGTTTTGTTTTGGTTGTTGCAGTAGTGATCCTATACCTACTGTACACTGTAAGAGGTGTAATACCACCGATAATATTTGGCGCAGTGATTGCTTATGTATTACTACCAGTAACAAATTTCTTTGAGAAACTCAAGTTTCCAAGATCCCTTGCTTCTTTTGTAACGCTACTTCTCTTTTTCTTTGTAATAATACTTCTCAGTTACTTCCTTCTGCCTCTCATCTTAAGAGAACTTATAGAACTCGGGCACAAAATACCAAACCTACAGGAAAACATATCTTCTTTTTTTGAAAATTTAGGAAAGGTTCTCAACGCCCAAGTTGAGAGCGCTTTTGTCCGAAATATAATATCTAATGCAACAACAACACTTCAGAGTGTAATTCTTAATTTCATATCAAACTTTGCAAAACAAGCAGGTTCAACGCTATCAAATATAGGTTCTCTTGTAATTTCCTTTCTTCTTGCGTACTTTTTTATGAAAGATTCCAAAGCACTCTATAGAATTACTTTAAGAAGATTTGACCCAAGAATAAGAGTGAAGATTAAACAATACCTTGATAGAACAAATAGTGAAATGCGAACATACTTTTCAACACTCGTAATTATTTCAATTATTGTGGGCTTTTTTATGGGGCTTGGAAGTTTTATCGCTGGTGTAAAGTATGCTGTTTTTATAGGTTTTATTGATTCTTTTCTTGAGATGCTTCCCTACATTGGACCAACAATTGTATTTTTAACAGGCGCACTTCTATCTCTTACCCAGGGCTTCAAAACATTTCTTGCGTTTATCATCGTATTCTCTATAGTCGAAGGTTTATTCAGCAATGGCATTTTACCTCATATGGTTGGTGACAAATTAAAAGTTCCACCTGTAATTATAATCCTTATGATTGCAATAGGGGGCGCGATTTTCGGTCCTCTCGGAGTCCTTATCGCAACCCCCACATTCCTTATTTTGAGGAATATAAGAATAATCTTTAGTTAA